The genomic interval CAAGAACCCGATCATGTTCACCGTGGAACTGGTGACCGCCATCATGCTGCTGATGTTGTTCTACATCGCCTTCACGGGAGACCAGTCGCAGGGTTCGTTCGGGTACAATCTGGCGATCTTCTTCGTGCTGCTGCTGACGATTCTGTTCGCCAATTTCGCCGAAGCGATCGCCGAAGCGCGCGGCAAGGCGCAGGCCGAGAGCCTGCGCAAGACCCGCGAGGAGACTCCGGCCAAGCTGGTAACGGCCAACGGTGCCGCGAAAGTGGTCAGCAGCTCGCAACTGAAAAAGGGCGATGTGTTCGAATGCTCCGCAGGAGATACGATTCCTGCCGACGGCGAGATCATCGAGGGCCTTGCCTCGATCGACGAGAGCGCCATCACGGGCGAGTCGGCTCCGGTGATCCGCGAGGCGGGCGGAGACAAAAGCTCCGTGACGGGCGGTACGAAAGTATTGTCGGACCGGATCGTCGTCAAGGTAACCGCCAAGCCGGGCGAAAGCTTCCTCGACAAGATGATCGCGCTGGTCGAAGGCTCGTCCCGCCAGAAAACTCCGAACGAAATCGCTCTGACGATTCTGCTGGCCGGTTTCACGCTGGTATTCGTGATCGTTTGCGCTACGCTGAAACCGTTTGCGGATTACGTGGGAGCCAACATCACGGTAGCCGCTTTCATCTCGCTGTTCGTCTGCCTGATTCCGACTACGATTGGCGGCCTGCTCTCGGCGATCGGTATCGCCGGCATGGACCGCGCGCTGCGCGCCAATGTCATTACCAAGTCGGGCAAGGCCGTCGAAACGGCCGGAGACCTCGATACGCTGCTGCTCGACAAAACCGGAACCATCACGATCGGTAACCGTAAGGCTACAAAATTCTATCCCGTACGGGGCGTCGACGCGAAAGCGTTTACCCGTCTGTGCGTGCTCTCTTCGGTTTCCGACCAGACTCCGGAGGGTAAGTCCATCGTGGAGCTCGGAGCCGCGGCAGGCATGAAAGCCGACCCGATGGAAATGGTGGGCGTTCGTATGGTCGGCTTTACGGCCGAGACCCGTTGCTCGGGCGTAGACATGCCCGACGGAACCCGAATCCGTAAGGGCGCGACCGAGGCGATCCGCCGTATCGTGACCGACGCCGGACATGAGTTTCCCGAAACGATAGAAAAGACGGTACGCGAAATCTCCGAGAATGGCGGTACGCCGCTGGTCGTATGCGCCGACGAGGAGGTCAAGGGCGTGATCGAGCTGCAGGACATCATCAAGACCGGTATCCGCGAGCGGTTCGAGCGTCTGCGCAAGATGGGCGTGAAGACGGTCATGGTGACCGGCGACAATCCGCTGACGGCAAAATATATCGCGGAGAAAGCCGGTGTGGACGATTATATCGCCGAGGCC from Alistipes ihumii AP11 carries:
- the kdpB gene encoding potassium-transporting ATPase subunit KdpB codes for the protein MKKKNNSLFDKQLVNTSLVEAFRKLDPRTMIKNPIMFTVELVTAIMLLMLFYIAFTGDQSQGSFGYNLAIFFVLLLTILFANFAEAIAEARGKAQAESLRKTREETPAKLVTANGAAKVVSSSQLKKGDVFECSAGDTIPADGEIIEGLASIDESAITGESAPVIREAGGDKSSVTGGTKVLSDRIVVKVTAKPGESFLDKMIALVEGSSRQKTPNEIALTILLAGFTLVFVIVCATLKPFADYVGANITVAAFISLFVCLIPTTIGGLLSAIGIAGMDRALRANVITKSGKAVETAGDLDTLLLDKTGTITIGNRKATKFYPVRGVDAKAFTRLCVLSSVSDQTPEGKSIVELGAAAGMKADPMEMVGVRMVGFTAETRCSGVDMPDGTRIRKGATEAIRRIVTDAGHEFPETIEKTVREISENGGTPLVVCADEEVKGVIELQDIIKTGIRERFERLRKMGVKTVMVTGDNPLTAKYIAEKAGVDDYIAEAKPEDKMEYIKREQQAGKLVAMMGDGTNDAPALAQADVGVAMNSGTQAAKEAGNMVDLDNDPTKLIEIVEIGKQLLMTRGTLTTFSIANDVAKYFAIVPALFIASIPSLQALNIMRLHSPESAILSAVIFNAVIIPLLIPLALRGVTYKPIGASALLRRNLFIYGLGGIVAPFIGIKLIDMLICVFF